The Rhipicephalus sanguineus isolate Rsan-2018 chromosome 7, BIME_Rsan_1.4, whole genome shotgun sequence genome includes a window with the following:
- the LOC119399602 gene encoding uncharacterized protein LOC119399602 isoform X3, protein MSKNNCCVVGCSNTPKKSPGTHFYTFPVLFHERERRRRWIAAVRRRREDGSPWEPTKNSRICSKHFINGKRSNDPRSPAYVPTIFPSVYGRTKHGTSKSYQRLQAREQKNKVDSITDAQALEDVMVDCTSEEEKISVDPAMQDQESPACLGFSRALQRDEESIKMEMPLATIGDDDLRRLARPCEKIGRRDTACQTEPEPLGGLVVLLSATDGSEASTQVSHVVQCDKVSHFMGSRSKKQVMNRYNQSLHPSMQRDRWTAQEDIMLLVAVKLYGDSSWTKVAQDMPWRTANAALTRYRRLCETLRSKQKTMADLERSLPAPVAPVNAARCARLKGVDKQLDLYRRTSRLLNTQTMKRAALMLVKGRDESLDREMCLRLYHKMLRLLQRNHAPRNLQMQGRLLNKAISQYAQPLHRPMVPNLAAYERQEWHAVANVLHDLHGLVRPPPNTEVEEVGTVPVIEEFFSKEVLGVPDAFQPNCGGLVLPLLPPSETTVATFGRLSDRFASGSVTESLSALQDGNSFPELSAALDADSIEDIHCTVCASRNLLELSSVAARASQDSCSRCNELRATRKKYEVLQARFISYFFWPAVLDTMNVAETVELPAETHKKRVKKYYKLTKIKKPWVKEKWKERKRLIAAAAAAVAGAAAEGVDAPEEDGNEGPSGTSIRVYLSALAVSRTETSPREVHLWLCHQTVTDWLNLNVLFQAQKCCLGNIKSDWG, encoded by the exons atgtcaaaaaataactgctgcgttgtcggctgctcaaacacaccgaaaaaatcgccaggaacgcacttctacacgtttccggtgctatttcatgagcgagagcgacggcggcggtggattgcggctgtacgacgtagaag AGAGGATGGGAGCCCCTGGGAACCCACAAAGAACTCCAGGATCTGCAGTAAGCACTTTATCAACGGCAAAAGATCAAATGATCCGAGAAGTCCAGCTTATGTGCCAACTATATTTCCAAGTGTGTATGGACGTACTAAGCATGGCACTTCCAAGAGCTACCAAAG GTTGCAGGCACGAGAGCAAAAAAATAAGGTGGACAGCATTACAGACGCGCAGGCTCTGGAAGATGTCATGGTCGACTGCACCTCAGAGGAAGAAAAGATAAGT GTTGACCCAGCAATGCAAGATCAAGAAAGCCCTGCTTGCCTGGGCTTCTCTAGGGCACTTCAAAGGGATGAGGAATCGATAAAGATGGAGATGCCACTTGCGACGATCGGGGACGATGACCTTCGACGTTTGGCAAGACCCTGTGAAAAAATAGGACGGCGTGACACT GCATGCCAAACAGAGCCAGAGCCCTTGGGAGGTCTAGTCGTCCTCCTGTCGGCAACAGATGGGTCCGAGGCATCGACTCAAGTTTCTCACGTTGTACAGTGTGACAAG GTGTCACACTTTATGGGCAGCCGGTCTAAGAAACAGGTGATGAACCGCTACAACCAGTCCCTGCATCCCAGCATGCAACGTGACCGCTGGACAGCGCAGGAAGATATCATGCTGCTCGTTGCTGTCAAGCTCTACGGGGACAGTAGCTGGACAAAG GTGGCACAGGACATGCCGTGGCGTACGGCTAATGCAGCGCTGACGCGCTACCGGCGGTTGTGCGAGACCTTGCGCTCCAAGCAGAAAACAATGGCCGACCTGGAGCGCTCCCTGCCGGCCCCCGTGGCTCCCGTTAATGCGGCTCGATGTGCCCGCTTGAAGGGCGTGGACAAGCAGCTGGACCTGTACCGGCGCACCAGCCGCCTGCTGAACACCCAGACCATGAAGCGTGCCGCCCTGATGCTGGTCAAG GGCCGGGACGAGAGCCTAGATCGGGAGATGTGCCTGAGGCTGTACCACAAGATGTTGCGGCTTCTTCAGCGCAACCATGCACCGAGAAATTTGCAGATGCAGGGCCGTTTGTTGAATAAGGCTATTTCCCAGTATGCGCAGCCCCTGCATCGACCAATGGTGCCCAACCTGGCTGCCTACGAGCGCCAGGAGTGGCATGCTGTGGCCAATG tgCTTCACGACCTGCACGGCTTGGTGAGGCCACCTCCGAATACCGAAGTTGAGGAAGTAGGCACCGTGCCTGTCATTGAAGAGTTCTTTTCCAAGGAGGTGCTTGGCGTGCCGGATGCATTCCAGCCTAATTGTGGCGGCCTCGTGCTGCCCCTGCTGCCGCCCAGTGAG ACCACGGTCGCTACCTTTGGGAGGCTGTCGGATCGCTTTGCCAGTGGTAGCGTTACGGAATCATTGTCAGCGTTGCAAGACGGCAACTCGTTTCCCGAGCTCTCCGCAGCTCTCGATGCCGACAGCATCGAGGACATTCACTGCACCGTGTGCGCGTCGCGAAACCTCCTGGAACTCTCGTCCGTTGCCGCCAGGGCTTCGCAGGATTCTTGCAGTCGGTGCAACGAGCTACGAGCAACGCGAAAGAAGTACGAGGTGCTGCAGGCGCGCTTCATCTCGTACTTTTTCTGGCCTGCCGTCTTGGACACGATGAACGTTGCCGAGACGGTGGAGCTTCCTGCGGAGACTCACAAGAAACGCGTCAAGAAATACTACAAGCTGACCAAGATAAAGAAACCATGGGTGAAGGAGAAGTGGAAGGAGCGCAAGCGACTGATTGCCGCGGCAGCTGCAGCTGTGGCTGGCGCTGCGGCAGAGGGCGTCGATGCTCCAGAAGAGGACGGCAACGAGGGGCCCTCTGGCACTTCGATCCGCGTCTACTTGAGTGCACTTGCCGTTTCAAGGACAGAAACATCACCCCGTGAAGTCCACTTGTGGTTGTGTCATCAGACTGTCACTGACTGGTTGAATCTGAATGTGTTGTTTCAAGCTCAGAAATGTTGCCTTGGCAATATAAAGTCTGATTGGGGTTGA